One window from the genome of Pseudoliparis swirei isolate HS2019 ecotype Mariana Trench chromosome 24, NWPU_hadal_v1, whole genome shotgun sequence encodes:
- the utp6 gene encoding U3 small nucleolar RNA-associated protein 6 homolog has translation MAEIVQHRIEERIPELEQLERVGLFTKKEVKSIIKRATALEYKLHRLIVNKEDFIAYIQYEINVLELTKKRRAHIHYQFKREEIEFPVIHRINSVFRRATNKWKDDVQLWLSHVAFCKKWATKGQISKVFSAMLAIHPDKPALWIMAAKSELEDRNSSESARHLFLRTLRFHPNNKKVFQEYFRMELLHCEKLRKQKSELEKAEMDLGEYEFSQEILGGKLADVVYRDATEKIKEAQFVISLLNIAAIFDFTKDLQDFILQDLQTNYTADGLTWDFMAKRELDAPGAGEELQTAKGRASDINRREERCCQVYEEGVKSLNAEPMWSFYAAFCLERLKRKTNVEELKEKRQQRLLGVLQRAHDSLLLKEDYYKNWLQILLSTGDAEGASGIAMAAVRHYSQSAAMWSLCLRTLMQLGSGDVGKLFQEALAHVHPKESLPLWQLQVQWSVASQSPEETDAVFQRGLLSTVAAVSMAIKESYLDWSYSTGGYKKARRSFTSLQENRPLSKAFFTRMIEIEKEQENPRMNGLRDYYERALQEFGTLDDDLWLQYIQEELGPLGQPENCSKIHWRAMKFLEGQSVESFTSKHTLMQTGHL, from the exons ATGGCGGAGATCGTTCAGCATCGCATTGAGGAGAGGATCCCTGAgttggagcagctggagagagtTGGACTGTTCACCAAGAAAGAAGTCAA atCCATAATCAAGAGAGCAACGGCTCTGGAGTACAAGCTTCACAGGTTGATCGTAAACAAAGAGGACTTCATTGCATACATTCAG TATGAAATCAACGTTTTAGAGCTGACCAAGAAGAGAAGAGCG CACATCCACTACCAGTTCAAAAGAGAGGAGATCGAGTTCCCCGTCATCCACAGGATAAATAGcgtcttcaggagagcaaccaacaAGTGGAAG GACGATGTGCAGCTCTGGCTCTCGCATGTGGCTTTCTGTAAGAAATGG GCGACCAAAGGGCAAATCAGCAAGGTGTTCTCGGCCATGCTCGCTATACACCCCGACAAACCAG CCCTGTGGATCATGGCAGCCAAGAGTGAGCTGGAGGATAGAAACTCCTCTGAAAGTGCAAGACACTTGTTCCTGAGGACTCTGCGCTTCCACCCCAACAACAAGAAAGTCTTCCAGGag TACTTTCGGATGGAGCTGCTGCATTGCGAGAAgctgaggaagcagaagagCGAGCTGGAGAAAGCTGAGATGGACCTG GGTGAATATGAATTTTCTCAAGAGATCCTTGGCGGCAAACTGGCTGATGTTGTGTACAGAGATGCTACGGAAAAAATCAAAG AAGCACAGTTTGTCATCTCACTTCTGAACATCGCAGCTATCTTCGACTTCACCAAAGACCTCCAGGACTTCATCCTGCAAGA TTTACAGACCAACTACACAGCAGACGGCTTGACGTGGGATTTCATGGCTAAGAGGGAGCTGGATGCTCCCGGGGCCGGGGAGGAGCTGCAGACCGCCAAAGGCCGAGCCTCGGACATCAACCGCAGAGAGGAGCGCTGCTGCCAGGTCTACGAGGAGGGGGTCAAGAGCCTCAACGCCG AGCCCATGTGGTCCTTCTATGCAGCCTTCTGCTTGGAAAGGCTGAAGAGAAAGACCAACGTCGAAGAGCTGAAAGAAAAG agGCAGCAGAGGCTGCTGGGAGTACTGCAGCGTGCCCACGACTCCTTACTGCTGAAGGAGGATTATTACAAGAACTGG TTGCAGATCCTGCTCTCCACCGGAGACGCAGAGGGAGCGTCCGGCATTGCCATGGCGGCCGTGCGGCACTACAGCCAATCGGCAGCGATGTGGAGCCTGTGTCTGCGGACGCTGATGCAGCTGGGGAGTGGAGATGTGGGCAAGCTGTTCCAGGAGGCTCTCGCACACGTCCAtcccaag GAGAGTCTTCCACTCTGGCAGCTGCAGGTCCAGTGGAGCGTCGCCAGCCAGAGTCCAGAGGAGACGGACGCCGTCTTCCAG AGAGGTCTGCTGTCTACAGTCGCAGCAGTTTCCATGGCGATTAAAGAGAGCTACCTGGATTGGTCGTACTCCACTGGTGGCTACAAGAAAGCGAGGAGGAGCTTCACGAG CTTACAAGAAAACCGTCCTTTGTCCAAGGCCTTTTTCACCAGAATGATTGAGATCGAGAAGGAACAA GAGAATCCAAGGATGAATGGTCTGAGAGACTACTATGAGAGAGCCCTACAGGAGTTTGGTACCTTGGATGACG ATCTGTGGCTGCAGTACATCCAGGAGGAGCTGGGACCCCTCGGACAGCCAGAGAACTGCAGCAAGATCCACTGGAGAGCCATGAAGTTCCTGGAGGGGCAGAGCGTGGAGAGCTTCACCTCCAAGCACACGCTGATGCAGACCGGACACTTATGA